One segment of Fusobacterium massiliense DNA contains the following:
- a CDS encoding acetaldehyde dehydrogenase (acetylating): MDKDLLSIQQVRDLVKAAKTAQKIYASFTQEQIDKIVYAIVQEMKNHYVDLAKKAHEETGFGKWEDKVIKNKFATEFLYDYIKDMKTVGILNETETVTEVGVPMGIVAALTPSTNPTSTAIYKTLISLKAGNAVIVSPHPNAKNCVIDTVKLLQKAAYAAGAPEGLIGVIEIPTLEGTNELMRSKDTSIILATGGEAMVRAAYSSGRPAIGVGPGNGPAFIEKTANVKEAVRKIIESKTFDNGVICASEQSVIVEPCNKEAVMEEFRKQGGFFLSKEESDKLGRFILRANGTMNPQIVGKDAQTLAKLAGLNIPSNVKVLLSEQNTVSKANPYSREKLTTILAFYVEENAEKACERAIELLENEGEGHTLIIHSEDKNIIREFALKKPVSRMLVNVGGSLGGVGATTNLAPAFTLGCGAVGGSSTSDNVTPMNLINIRRVATGVRELSDFKKTVDYSSSTTTNSDVEDMIRRIIAEYRK, from the coding sequence ATGGATAAAGATTTGTTATCAATCCAACAAGTGAGAGACTTAGTAAAAGCAGCTAAAACAGCTCAAAAAATATACGCTAGTTTCACACAAGAACAAATAGATAAAATAGTATATGCAATAGTACAAGAAATGAAAAATCACTATGTTGATTTAGCAAAAAAAGCTCATGAAGAAACAGGTTTCGGAAAATGGGAAGATAAAGTAATTAAAAATAAATTTGCAACAGAATTTCTTTATGATTACATAAAAGATATGAAAACTGTTGGAATTTTAAATGAAACTGAAACAGTTACTGAAGTAGGAGTTCCTATGGGAATAGTTGCAGCTTTAACACCATCAACTAACCCTACATCTACAGCTATCTATAAAACATTAATTTCATTAAAAGCTGGAAATGCTGTTATAGTAAGTCCACACCCTAATGCAAAAAATTGTGTTATAGATACAGTTAAATTATTACAAAAGGCAGCATATGCTGCTGGAGCACCAGAAGGGTTAATAGGAGTTATTGAAATCCCTACATTAGAAGGAACAAATGAATTAATGAGATCAAAAGATACTTCTATAATACTTGCAACTGGTGGAGAAGCTATGGTAAGAGCTGCATATAGTTCAGGAAGACCAGCTATCGGAGTTGGACCAGGAAATGGACCAGCATTTATAGAAAAAACTGCTAATGTAAAAGAAGCAGTAAGAAAAATTATTGAAAGTAAGACATTTGATAACGGAGTTATTTGTGCATCTGAACAATCAGTAATAGTAGAACCTTGCAATAAAGAAGCTGTAATGGAAGAATTTAGAAAGCAAGGAGGATTCTTCTTGTCTAAAGAAGAAAGTGATAAGTTAGGAAGATTTATATTAAGAGCTAATGGAACAATGAATCCGCAAATAGTTGGAAAAGATGCTCAAACATTAGCAAAATTAGCAGGATTAAATATTCCTTCAAATGTTAAAGTATTATTGTCAGAACAAAATACTGTATCAAAAGCAAATCCATATTCAAGAGAAAAATTAACAACAATTTTAGCTTTCTATGTTGAAGAAAATGCAGAAAAAGCATGTGAAAGAGCAATAGAATTACTTGAAAATGAAGGAGAAGGACATACTTTAATTATACACTCTGAAGATAAAAATATTATAAGAGAATTTGCATTAAAGAAACCAGTTTCAAGAATGTTAGTAAATGTAGGAGGATCACTAGGAGGAGTTGGAGCTACAACAAATCTAGCACCAGCATTTACTTTAGGTTGTGGAGCAGTTGGAGGAAGTTCAACTTCTGATAATGTAACTCCAATGAACCTAATTAATATCAGAAGAGTTGCAACAGGAGTTAGAGAATTATCAGATTTCAAAAAAACTGTTGATTACTCATCTTCAACTACAACAAATTCAGATGTAGAAGATATGATTAGAAGAATTATAGCTGAGTACAGAAAATAA
- the eutM gene encoding ethanolamine utilization microcompartment protein EutM, with protein sequence MSTLNALGMIETKGLVAAVEAADAMVKAANVTLVGKELVGGGLVTVMVRGDVGAVKAATDAGAAAADRVGELISVHVIPRPHSEVEVILPKFDK encoded by the coding sequence ATGTCAACATTAAACGCATTAGGAATGATAGAAACTAAAGGATTAGTAGCAGCAGTAGAAGCAGCTGACGCAATGGTAAAAGCAGCTAACGTAACATTAGTAGGAAAAGAATTAGTAGGTGGAGGACTTGTAACTGTTATGGTAAGAGGAGACGTTGGAGCTGTAAAAGCTGCAACTGATGCAGGAGCAGCAGCAGCAGATAGAGTTGGAGAATTAATATCTGTACATGTAATCCCTAGACCTCACTCAGAAGTTGAAGTAATATTACCAAAATTCGACAAATAA
- the eutL gene encoding ethanolamine utilization microcompartment protein EutL, which yields MINDALRASVLSVKLIPNVDAKMAEELNLPNGYRSIGIITADSDDVTYTALDEATKMAEVVVVYGRSFYGGAANANTKLAGEVIGIIAGPNPAEVKSGLNAAVDFIENGGCFYSANEDNTIPYYAHCVSRTGSYLSKTAGIEEGEALAYLIAPPLEAMYALDAALKAADVRLAAFFGPPSETNFGGGLLTGSQSACKAACEAFADAVKFVAANPTKI from the coding sequence ATGATAAACGACGCTTTAAGAGCAAGTGTATTATCTGTAAAGTTAATACCAAATGTTGATGCTAAAATGGCAGAAGAATTAAATCTTCCTAATGGATACAGAAGTATAGGAATTATAACAGCTGACAGTGATGATGTTACTTACACTGCATTAGATGAAGCAACAAAAATGGCAGAAGTTGTAGTTGTATATGGAAGATCATTCTATGGAGGAGCAGCTAATGCAAATACAAAATTAGCTGGGGAAGTTATAGGAATTATAGCAGGACCTAATCCAGCTGAAGTAAAAAGTGGATTAAATGCTGCTGTAGACTTTATTGAAAATGGAGGATGTTTCTACAGTGCAAACGAAGATAATACAATTCCTTACTATGCACATTGTGTATCAAGAACAGGAAGTTACTTATCAAAAACTGCAGGAATAGAAGAAGGAGAAGCTTTAGCATACTTAATAGCTCCACCTTTAGAAGCAATGTATGCATTAGATGCTGCATTAAAAGCTGCAGATGTTAGACTTGCTGCTTTCTTTGGACCACCTTCTGAAACAAACTTTGGAGGAGGACTTTTAACAGGAAGTCAATCAGCATGTAAGGCAGCTTGTGAAGCATTCGCAGATGCTGTTAAATTTGTAGCAGCAAATCCTACAAAAATCTAA
- a CDS encoding ethanolamine utilization protein, translating into MVLSEDILKIKYRKEPFDTFEVEKGTLLTPSAKQFLTEKGIELIIKGEISTSNTSTTKNKEVVSEKEEVKEIFEKPKYVGKNGEYYFEKPEYMTQIDGNVLVAKNSKQIRFRGKMDTFLADLLLTTKELVLSFPNEKFVKDMESIIKFLQNIIVAEKLDKILENQVLLDSKTIRDIKEILENPKDYFKKGHLLEVSLESDLAIHKLNKLRFLARELEVEAINYLVEDYKVNRKDLLEAFNILSDVIYLVILKINNGNYDLR; encoded by the coding sequence ATGGTTTTATCAGAAGACATTCTAAAAATTAAATATAGAAAAGAGCCTTTTGATACATTTGAAGTTGAAAAGGGAACTCTTTTAACACCTTCAGCTAAACAATTCTTAACTGAAAAAGGGATAGAGCTAATAATAAAAGGAGAAATTTCTACTTCAAACACTTCTACAACAAAAAATAAAGAAGTAGTTTCTGAAAAAGAAGAAGTTAAAGAAATTTTTGAAAAGCCTAAATATGTAGGTAAAAATGGAGAATATTACTTTGAAAAACCAGAATATATGACTCAAATTGATGGTAATGTTCTAGTTGCTAAAAATAGTAAACAAATTAGATTTAGAGGTAAGATGGATACTTTCTTAGCAGATTTATTATTAACTACAAAAGAATTAGTGCTATCATTTCCTAATGAAAAGTTTGTAAAAGATATGGAGAGTATAATAAAATTTCTACAAAATATCATTGTAGCAGAAAAATTAGATAAAATTTTAGAAAATCAAGTTTTATTAGATTCAAAAACAATTAGAGATATTAAAGAAATTTTAGAAAACCCAAAAGATTACTTTAAAAAAGGGCATTTATTAGAAGTAAGCCTAGAAAGTGATTTAGCTATTCATAAATTGAATAAATTAAGATTCTTAGCTAGAGAACTAGAAGTTGAAGCTATTAATTATTTGGTTGAAGACTATAAGGTTAACAGAAAAGATTTACTAGAAGCATTCAATATATTGAGTGATGTTATATATCTAGTAATATTGAAAATAAATAATGGAAACTATGATTTGAGATAA
- a CDS encoding BMC domain-containing protein, producing the protein MKALGLVETKGMVGAIEAADVALKTAQVELINKVHTKGGLVCIEIEGDVAAVKAAVEAAVTATKNLGVYIGSHVIPRPDDSVEKIINRIPTPSEKTEVEKKDETPVVEAEPEIKIEVKEEVEEKDLKSIEEEIEEINEILKVSKNKKVKNKSKK; encoded by the coding sequence ATGAAAGCACTTGGACTAGTTGAAACAAAGGGTATGGTTGGTGCTATTGAAGCAGCTGATGTGGCTTTAAAAACGGCTCAAGTTGAACTTATAAACAAAGTTCACACAAAAGGTGGACTTGTATGTATTGAAATTGAGGGAGATGTGGCAGCTGTAAAAGCAGCAGTAGAAGCAGCGGTAACAGCAACAAAAAATTTAGGTGTATATATAGGAAGTCATGTTATACCTAGACCCGATGATTCTGTTGAAAAAATTATTAATAGAATACCAACTCCTTCTGAAAAAACTGAAGTTGAAAAAAAGGATGAAACTCCTGTTGTAGAAGCAGAGCCTGAAATTAAGATTGAAGTTAAAGAAGAAGTTGAAGAAAAAGATTTAAAATCAATTGAAGAAGAAATAGAAGAAATCAATGAGATTTTAAAAGTTAGTAAAAATAAAAAAGTAAAAAATAAAAGTAAAAAATAA